The Nocardioides salarius genome includes a region encoding these proteins:
- a CDS encoding putative bifunctional diguanylate cyclase/phosphodiesterase, protein MAAPRRPGRRRPLSRRDPLTGLRDRDSLLQRGQALLDTAAKERRRAAVALVDVDRLKQVNDALGHAAGDRLLVETAVRLRRTVGPHAVLARVGGDEFALVVRLEGDTEPQALAGSILAALGEPVHVDGVEVPTGASVGVALAGVDGTRVETLLAAADQLMYARKGGGPRPGVVTLSGRAAPADDDLAADLARALGGDGHGELRLHHQPQVRPDGTIVGFEALLRWQHPRLGPLGPAGFLPLAARHGLATALDDLAVRQALEDHAVLSVCAPEAGVSVNLSAHSLLDPALPDRLAGHLVDAGVDGSRLTLEVSESATGLSAGEPTAYAALGACGAGLSVQDFGTHRASLTSLWASPAVREVKLHPRLGAEVARDDEVARRVRALVYAAHGLGLRVVADGVETREAAAALEGLGCDAVQGFAVAPPTPLIDLVEWVGFWNRSHRRGPEAPAAPARGVPVGGQP, encoded by the coding sequence ATGGCCGCACCCCGGCGTCCGGGCCGGCGACGGCCGCTGAGCCGCCGCGACCCGCTGACCGGCCTGCGCGACCGCGACAGCCTGCTGCAGCGCGGCCAGGCCCTCCTCGACACCGCCGCCAAGGAGCGCCGGCGCGCCGCCGTCGCGCTGGTCGACGTCGACCGGCTCAAGCAGGTCAACGACGCCCTGGGCCACGCCGCCGGCGACCGGCTGCTGGTCGAGACCGCCGTGCGCCTGCGCCGCACCGTGGGGCCCCACGCGGTGCTGGCCCGGGTCGGCGGCGACGAGTTCGCCCTGGTCGTGCGGCTCGAGGGCGACACCGAGCCGCAGGCCCTGGCCGGCTCGATCCTGGCGGCCCTCGGCGAGCCGGTGCACGTCGACGGTGTCGAGGTGCCCACCGGCGCCTCGGTCGGGGTCGCCCTCGCCGGGGTCGACGGCACCCGCGTCGAGACCCTGCTCGCGGCGGCTGACCAGCTCATGTACGCCCGCAAGGGCGGCGGCCCGCGCCCCGGCGTGGTGACGCTGTCGGGCCGCGCGGCCCCGGCCGACGACGACCTGGCCGCCGACCTGGCCCGGGCGCTGGGCGGCGACGGGCACGGCGAGCTGCGCCTGCATCACCAGCCGCAGGTCCGCCCCGACGGCACCATCGTCGGCTTCGAGGCGCTGCTGCGCTGGCAGCATCCCCGGCTGGGGCCGCTCGGCCCGGCTGGGTTCCTGCCCCTGGCGGCGCGCCACGGCCTGGCCACGGCGCTCGACGACCTGGCGGTGCGCCAGGCCCTCGAGGACCACGCGGTGCTCAGCGTCTGCGCCCCCGAGGCGGGCGTCTCGGTCAACCTGTCCGCGCACAGCCTGCTCGACCCCGCCCTGCCCGACCGGCTGGCCGGGCACCTGGTCGACGCCGGCGTCGACGGCTCGCGGCTGACCCTCGAGGTCAGCGAGTCGGCGACCGGGCTCAGCGCCGGCGAGCCCACGGCGTACGCCGCCCTGGGTGCCTGCGGCGCCGGGCTGAGCGTGCAGGACTTCGGCACCCACCGGGCCTCGCTGACCTCGCTGTGGGCCAGCCCCGCCGTGCGCGAGGTCAAGCTGCACCCGCGCCTGGGCGCCGAGGTGGCCCGCGACGACGAGGTGGCCCGGCGGGTGCGGGCGCTGGTCTACGCCGCCCACGGCCTGGGCCTGCGCGTGGTCGCCGACGGGGTCGAGACCCGGGAGGCGGCCGCCGCGCTGGAGGGCCTCGGCTGCGACGCGGTGCAGGGCTTCGCGGTGGCCCCGCCCACCCCCCTCATCGACCTCGTCGAGTGGGTGGGGTTCTGGAACCGCTCGCACCGCCGCGGCCCCGAGGCGCCCGCCGCCCCTGCGCGCGGGGTCCCCGTCGGGGGGCAGCCGTGA
- a CDS encoding prepilin peptidase: MSAAVLPLPLVAGLAGLLGLLVGSFVNVVVHRVPAGLSVVRPRSACPACGHEVRERDNVPVVSWLLLRGRCRDCRVRIPLRYPAVEAGTAVLFAVVALAETRPPVLLACLVVAGAGVALALIDLDHGRLPFAVTGTAALLAGAALLAGWTTTWALQGPSAAAGQLVGPLVGVLAWGGVYAALWAVTAGRGMGLGDVALAPLLGLVLGAVGVSAAVVGLALGFALGAVGSLLLTGLGTVRRGQRIPFGPFMLAGAGLGLVAGEPLATGYLRLVGIA, from the coding sequence GTGAGCGCGGCGGTGCTGCCCCTCCCGCTGGTGGCGGGCCTCGCGGGCCTGCTGGGCCTGCTGGTGGGCTCGTTCGTCAACGTGGTCGTGCACCGGGTGCCGGCCGGGTTGTCGGTGGTGCGGCCCCGCTCGGCCTGCCCCGCCTGCGGTCACGAGGTGCGCGAGCGCGACAACGTGCCGGTCGTCTCCTGGCTGCTGCTGCGCGGGCGCTGCCGCGACTGCCGGGTGCGGATCCCCCTGCGCTACCCGGCCGTGGAGGCCGGCACGGCGGTCCTCTTCGCGGTGGTCGCGCTCGCCGAGACCCGCCCCCCGGTGCTGCTCGCCTGCCTGGTCGTGGCCGGCGCGGGCGTGGCGCTGGCCCTGATCGACCTCGACCACGGCCGGCTGCCCTTCGCGGTGACCGGCACCGCGGCGCTGCTGGCCGGCGCCGCGCTGCTGGCCGGCTGGACCACCACGTGGGCCCTGCAGGGCCCCTCTGCCGCGGCCGGCCAGCTGGTCGGGCCGCTGGTCGGCGTGCTGGCCTGGGGCGGGGTGTACGCCGCCCTGTGGGCGGTCACGGCGGGGCGCGGCATGGGCCTGGGCGACGTCGCCCTGGCGCCGCTGCTGGGCCTGGTGCTGGGTGCGGTGGGCGTGAGCGCCGCCGTCGTGGGGCTGGCCCTCGGCTTCGCCCTGGGCGCCGTCGGGTCGCTGCTGCTGACGGGCCTGGGCACCGTGCGGCGCGGCCAGCGCATCCCCTTCGGCCCCTTCATGCTGGCGGGCGCCGGGCTGGGCCTCGTCGCCGGCGAGCCCCTCGCCACCGGCTACCTGCGCCTGGTCGGGATCGCCTGA
- a CDS encoding EAL domain-containing protein has product MDAESARGLAARLPRVGHRLPRLHPGRGLAGLLGGPHQPGAGPDHAATDVLTGLGDRSALARHADRLETGPAAHALLVLDLDGFKAVNDMAGHEAGDAVLREVARRVAEVAGDDGVAVRLGGDEFALLSGPLTGPPAEAAAAAEELASRVEASIARPVRTQGVDLSVRASVGVALHRRDGHGLEQLLRAADQAMYAAKAARGRPPGGVRLPDLPDVPEEELATDLARAVDEGGLELHYQPQVTWSGAVSGVEALLRWPHPRLGVLAPRQVLPLAQRHGLTTRLALWTIERALADRRLLAADLGVEVVVSVNIAARDLLGHAFVPDIARLLHADAAGAPPGPRLTLEIGEPSPHPVPQVVSLFERLAELGVAVSIHELGLGQVSLAAISRYPAVRELKIDPLLVRQVADDEATARLVRAIVGAAHGLEVEVVAEGVEDHRTVRRLRELGCDRLQGFAVAAPADLAELRAWAGRWPDVQAQVLGPTLPVPPAPPAPPA; this is encoded by the coding sequence ATGGACGCCGAGAGCGCGCGCGGGCTGGCCGCGCGCCTGCCGCGCGTCGGTCACCGGCTGCCGCGGCTGCACCCGGGCCGCGGGCTCGCCGGGCTGCTCGGCGGCCCGCACCAGCCGGGGGCCGGGCCCGACCACGCCGCCACCGACGTCCTGACCGGGCTCGGCGACCGCTCCGCGCTGGCGCGGCACGCCGATCGCCTCGAGACCGGGCCGGCGGCGCACGCCCTGCTGGTGCTCGACCTCGACGGCTTCAAGGCCGTCAACGACATGGCCGGCCACGAGGCCGGCGACGCGGTGCTGCGGGAGGTGGCGCGCCGGGTCGCCGAGGTCGCCGGCGACGACGGGGTCGCGGTGCGGCTCGGCGGCGACGAGTTCGCGCTGCTGAGCGGGCCGCTCACCGGCCCGCCGGCCGAGGCCGCCGCCGCGGCCGAGGAGCTGGCGAGCCGGGTGGAGGCCAGCATCGCCCGCCCGGTGCGCACCCAGGGCGTGGACCTGTCGGTGCGCGCCTCGGTCGGGGTCGCCCTGCACCGGCGCGACGGGCACGGGCTCGAGCAGCTGCTGCGCGCCGCCGACCAGGCGATGTACGCCGCCAAGGCGGCCCGCGGACGGCCCCCGGGCGGCGTACGCCTGCCCGACCTGCCCGACGTGCCCGAGGAGGAGCTGGCCACCGACCTCGCCCGGGCCGTGGACGAGGGCGGGCTCGAGCTGCACTACCAGCCCCAGGTGACCTGGTCGGGCGCGGTCAGCGGGGTCGAGGCGCTGCTCCGCTGGCCGCACCCACGGCTGGGGGTGCTGGCGCCACGCCAGGTGCTGCCGCTGGCCCAGCGCCACGGCCTGACCACCCGGCTGGCGCTCTGGACGATCGAGCGGGCGCTGGCCGACCGGCGCCTCCTGGCCGCCGACCTGGGCGTGGAGGTCGTGGTCTCGGTCAACATCGCCGCGCGCGACCTGCTGGGGCACGCGTTCGTGCCCGACATCGCCCGGCTGCTGCACGCCGACGCGGCGGGCGCTCCCCCGGGCCCGCGGCTGACCCTCGAGATCGGCGAGCCGAGCCCGCACCCGGTGCCCCAGGTCGTCTCGCTCTTCGAGAGGCTCGCCGAGCTCGGCGTGGCGGTGAGCATCCACGAGCTCGGGCTGGGCCAGGTCTCGCTGGCGGCGATCTCGCGCTACCCGGCGGTCCGCGAGCTCAAGATCGACCCCCTGCTGGTGCGCCAGGTCGCCGACGACGAGGCCACCGCCCGCCTAGTGCGCGCCATCGTCGGCGCCGCCCACGGCCTCGAGGTCGAGGTCGTCGCCGAGGGCGTCGAGGACCACCGCACCGTGCGCCGGCTGCGCGAGCTGGGCTGCGACCGGCTGCAGGGCTTCGCCGTGGCGGCGCCGGCCGACCTGGCCGAGCTGCGCGCCTGGGCCGGGCGCTGGCCGGACGTGCAGGCGCAGGTGCTGGGCCCCACGCTGCCCGTGCCGCCCGCTCCGCCGGCTCCGCCTGCCTAG
- a CDS encoding EAL domain-containing protein: MPGARPADPRPGLRVASRDGDAEPTLAWLLEQPERPVAVLSAVVSNAGDLLERFGTDGLEQVLSTLGERLRRGCAARVLRVSPLGGLVFTVPSPAEPSPAGDPALAAITGAEESLRDFVEVGGEQAWPVVSLGVRRVGARDEAAQLLRDARSALVRAQQESPGTTTCWPAGRTGSDLGRLRLVDDLVGALRQHPEQLALAYQPVVDLTTGEVGGVEALLRWTHPERGAVSPLVAVAAAERSGLVRELGLLVVDRALAQLRAWQRPTPLTMHVNVSPLQLRAPGFVPAVARLLEQHDVRASALLLEITESAAMSGDPEVLAALDALGELGVRLGIDDFGTGYSSISRLQQLPVDTVKIDRSLVCEIGGSAPAFEMLRAVLGLLRTSPGLTIVAEGVETALQSAHLRALGCRWAQGYHLGRPVPPGDVRL, from the coding sequence GTGCCGGGCGCTCGGCCCGCCGACCCGCGTCCGGGCCTGCGGGTCGCCTCGCGCGACGGCGACGCCGAGCCCACCCTCGCGTGGCTGCTGGAGCAGCCCGAGCGGCCGGTGGCGGTGCTCAGCGCCGTCGTCTCCAACGCGGGCGACCTGCTCGAGCGCTTCGGCACCGACGGGCTCGAGCAGGTCCTCTCGACCCTGGGTGAGCGGCTCCGGCGCGGCTGCGCGGCGCGGGTGCTGCGGGTCTCGCCGCTGGGCGGGCTCGTCTTCACGGTGCCGTCCCCGGCCGAGCCGAGCCCGGCCGGCGACCCGGCCCTCGCGGCGATCACCGGCGCGGAGGAGTCGCTGCGCGACTTCGTCGAGGTCGGGGGCGAGCAGGCCTGGCCCGTGGTGAGCCTGGGCGTACGCCGCGTGGGCGCCCGCGACGAGGCCGCCCAGCTGCTGCGCGACGCCAGGTCGGCGCTGGTGCGCGCCCAGCAGGAGAGCCCCGGCACGACCACCTGCTGGCCGGCCGGGCGGACCGGCTCCGACCTGGGGCGGCTGCGGCTGGTCGACGACCTGGTCGGGGCGCTGCGCCAGCACCCCGAGCAGCTGGCCCTGGCCTACCAGCCGGTCGTCGACCTGACCACCGGCGAGGTCGGTGGCGTCGAGGCGCTGCTGCGCTGGACCCACCCCGAGCGCGGCGCCGTCTCGCCGCTGGTGGCGGTGGCCGCCGCCGAGCGCAGCGGGCTGGTGCGCGAGCTCGGCCTGCTGGTCGTCGACCGGGCGCTGGCCCAGCTGCGCGCCTGGCAGCGGCCCACCCCGCTGACCATGCACGTCAACGTCTCGCCCCTGCAGCTGCGCGCGCCCGGGTTCGTGCCCGCCGTGGCCCGCCTGCTCGAGCAGCACGACGTGCGGGCCTCCGCGCTGCTGCTGGAGATCACCGAGAGCGCCGCGATGTCGGGCGACCCCGAGGTGCTCGCGGCCCTCGACGCGCTGGGCGAGCTCGGGGTGCGCCTGGGCATCGACGACTTCGGCACCGGCTACTCCTCGATCTCGCGGCTGCAGCAGCTGCCGGTCGACACCGTCAAGATCGACCGCTCGCTGGTCTGCGAGATCGGCGGCTCGGCGCCCGCCTTCGAGATGCTGCGCGCCGTGCTGGGCCTGCTGCGGACCTCCCCGGGCCTGACGATCGTCGCCGAGGGCGTCGAGACCGCCCTGCAGTCGGCCCACCTGCGCGCCCTGGGCTGCCGCTGGGCGCAGGGCTACCACCTCGGCCGACCCGTCCCCCCGGGCGACGTGCGCCTCTGA
- a CDS encoding YbjN domain-containing protein encodes MSDEQMRTPTSQEQERAAEVVRAWLATNEIEAQEPSPGLFSFALPGEKKLQTPVRLDVGAHALGVHAFVCRNPDENHERVWRWLLEKNLRLYAVAFAVDRTGDIYLDARLPLSVVDEAELDRLLGSVLTYADESFNAILELGFASSIRKEWEWRTLRGESTRNLDAFRGWLEAEDGTDAEQESTAD; translated from the coding sequence ATGAGCGACGAGCAGATGCGCACCCCGACCAGCCAGGAGCAGGAGCGCGCCGCCGAGGTGGTGCGGGCCTGGCTGGCCACCAACGAGATCGAGGCGCAGGAGCCCAGCCCCGGGCTGTTCTCCTTCGCGCTGCCCGGCGAGAAGAAGCTGCAGACCCCCGTGCGCCTCGACGTCGGCGCCCACGCGCTGGGCGTGCACGCCTTCGTGTGCCGCAACCCCGACGAGAACCACGAGCGCGTGTGGCGCTGGCTGCTGGAGAAGAACCTGCGCCTGTACGCCGTCGCGTTCGCCGTCGACCGCACCGGCGACATCTACCTCGACGCGCGGCTGCCGCTGTCGGTGGTCGACGAGGCCGAGCTCGACCGGCTGCTGGGCTCGGTGCTGACCTACGCCGACGAGTCGTTCAACGCCATCCTCGAGCTCGGCTTCGCCTCCTCGATCCGCAAGGAGTGGGAATGGCGCACGCTGCGCGGGGAGTCGACCCGCAACCTCGACGCGTTCCGCGGCTGGTTGGAGGCCGAGGACGGCACCGACGCCGAGCAGGAGTCGACCGCCGACTGA
- the mshA gene encoding D-inositol-3-phosphate glycosyltransferase: MSSQHRSERPVRRLAMISLHTSPLDQPGTGDAGGMNVYVIELARRLAAQGTEVDIFTRATSSALEPVVEAHDGVRVRHIHAGPFEGLTKTELPGQLCVFAREVLRTEAAHPVGHYDAVHSHYWLSGQVGALARDRWGVPLVHSMHTMAKVKNEALAEGDTPEPQARVIGEEQVVEAADLLVANTDLEAKQLINLYDAHAGRVEVVHPGVDLDVFRPRERADVRRELGLPVDADVLLFAGRIQPLKGPDVLLRAVAELLRRDPGLRERLVVPVVGGPSGSGLEHPDALATLARELGLGDVVRFVPPVAQADLARWYAAATLVAVPSYNESFGLVAAEAQATGTPVVAAAVGGLTTVVRDGHSGLLVEGHEAGDWADAIARVLTEPLLAQRLRSGAVLQAKGFSWEATAEAMLGGYERARWMMRQEALA, translated from the coding sequence GTGAGCAGCCAGCACCGAAGCGAGCGCCCCGTGCGGCGCCTCGCGATGATCAGCCTGCACACCAGTCCTCTCGACCAGCCCGGCACCGGCGACGCCGGCGGGATGAACGTCTACGTCATCGAGCTGGCCCGCCGCCTCGCCGCCCAGGGCACCGAGGTCGACATCTTCACCCGCGCCACCTCCTCGGCACTCGAGCCGGTGGTCGAGGCCCACGACGGGGTGCGGGTGCGCCACATCCACGCCGGCCCGTTCGAGGGGCTGACCAAGACCGAGCTGCCCGGCCAGCTGTGCGTCTTCGCCCGCGAGGTGCTGCGCACCGAGGCCGCCCACCCGGTGGGCCACTACGACGCCGTGCACAGCCACTACTGGCTCTCCGGGCAGGTCGGCGCGCTGGCCCGCGACCGCTGGGGCGTGCCGCTGGTGCACTCGATGCACACGATGGCCAAGGTCAAGAACGAGGCGCTCGCCGAGGGCGACACCCCCGAGCCGCAGGCCCGCGTCATCGGCGAGGAGCAGGTCGTCGAGGCCGCCGACCTGCTGGTCGCCAACACCGACCTCGAGGCCAAGCAGCTGATCAACCTCTACGACGCCCACGCCGGGCGCGTCGAGGTGGTCCACCCCGGCGTCGACCTCGACGTCTTCCGCCCCCGCGAGCGCGCCGACGTACGCCGCGAGCTCGGGCTGCCCGTCGACGCCGACGTGCTGCTCTTCGCCGGGCGCATCCAGCCGCTCAAGGGCCCCGACGTGCTGCTGCGCGCGGTCGCCGAGCTGCTGCGCCGCGACCCCGGCCTGCGCGAGCGCCTGGTCGTGCCGGTCGTCGGCGGCCCCTCGGGCAGCGGCCTGGAGCACCCCGACGCGCTCGCCACGCTGGCCCGCGAGCTGGGCCTGGGCGACGTGGTGCGGTTCGTGCCGCCGGTCGCCCAGGCCGACCTCGCGCGCTGGTACGCCGCCGCCACGCTGGTGGCCGTGCCGTCCTACAACGAGTCCTTCGGGCTGGTCGCCGCCGAGGCGCAGGCGACCGGCACCCCCGTCGTCGCCGCGGCCGTCGGCGGGCTGACCACCGTGGTGCGCGACGGCCACAGCGGGCTGCTCGTCGAGGGCCACGAGGCCGGCGACTGGGCCGACGCGATCGCGCGGGTGCTCACCGAGCCGCTGCTGGCCCAGCGGCTGCGCTCCGGCGCGGTGCTGCAGGCCAAGGGGTTCTCGTGGGAGGCCACCGCCGAGGCGATGCTCGGCGGCTACGAACGTGCCCGGTGGATGATGCGGCAGGAGGCCCTCGCATGA
- a CDS encoding SDR family NAD(P)-dependent oxidoreductase, whose protein sequence is MWPMSSRLAVVTGASSGIGAATARRLGAEGFHVVCAARRAERVEALAAEIGGTAVVCDVTDAESVSALATRVGELAAELGRPGLDVLVNNAGGAFGSAPVAEGDAAQWRAMYDVNVIGLMQVTKALLPSLIASGAGVICNVGSTAGRIAYEGGAGYTAAKHGTQVVTETLRLELFDQPVRVCEVAPGMVRTDEFALVRFEGDQEKADAVYEGVAEPLVAEDVADAIAWVVTRPPHVNVDELVIRPRAQAAQHKVHRQA, encoded by the coding sequence ATGTGGCCCATGAGCAGCCGCCTCGCCGTCGTGACCGGAGCCAGCAGCGGGATCGGGGCCGCGACCGCGCGGCGCCTGGGCGCGGAGGGGTTCCACGTGGTGTGCGCGGCCCGGCGCGCCGAGCGGGTCGAGGCGCTGGCCGCCGAGATCGGCGGCACCGCCGTGGTCTGCGACGTCACCGACGCCGAGTCGGTTTCCGCGCTGGCCACCCGGGTCGGCGAGCTGGCCGCCGAGCTCGGGCGCCCGGGTCTCGACGTGCTGGTCAACAACGCCGGCGGCGCGTTCGGCTCGGCGCCGGTCGCCGAGGGCGACGCCGCGCAGTGGCGCGCGATGTACGACGTCAACGTGATCGGCCTGATGCAGGTCACCAAGGCGCTGCTGCCCTCCCTGATCGCCTCGGGCGCCGGCGTGATCTGCAACGTCGGCTCGACCGCGGGCCGCATCGCCTACGAGGGCGGCGCCGGCTACACCGCTGCCAAGCACGGCACCCAGGTGGTCACCGAGACGCTGCGCCTGGAGCTCTTCGACCAGCCGGTGCGGGTCTGCGAGGTCGCGCCGGGCATGGTGCGCACCGACGAGTTCGCGCTGGTGCGCTTCGAGGGCGACCAGGAGAAAGCCGACGCGGTCTACGAGGGCGTGGCCGAGCCGCTGGTGGCCGAGGACGTCGCCGACGCCATCGCCTGGGTCGTCACCCGGCCCCCGCACGTCAACGTCGACGAGCTGGTCATCCGCCCCCGCGCCCAGGCCGCCCAGCACAAGGTCCACCGCCAAGCGTGA
- a CDS encoding aspartate/glutamate racemase family protein yields MQTIGLIGGMSWESSAAYYEALNTGVEKRLGDLHSARTVMTSVDFAEVTALQEAEDWDAVAALLVAAAQGVERAGADFLMLCTTTFHRVADQVAAAVDIPLLHLADVLADACVANDVKEVGFLGTTFAMERSFFTDRLRERGLTVHVPQPDHHETVNRIIYDELVHGRVVTKSRRTVVGLIDELWDAGAGAVILGCTELELLVHQSDANIPVLGSTSLHVEAALARALA; encoded by the coding sequence GTGCAGACCATCGGACTCATCGGCGGGATGAGCTGGGAGAGCAGCGCCGCCTACTACGAAGCCCTCAACACCGGTGTGGAGAAGCGCCTCGGCGACCTCCACTCGGCCCGCACCGTGATGACCTCGGTCGACTTCGCGGAGGTCACGGCCCTGCAGGAGGCCGAGGACTGGGACGCCGTCGCCGCGCTCCTCGTCGCGGCCGCCCAGGGCGTCGAGCGCGCCGGCGCCGACTTCCTGATGCTGTGCACCACGACGTTCCACCGGGTCGCCGACCAGGTCGCCGCGGCGGTCGACATCCCGCTTCTGCACCTGGCCGACGTGCTCGCCGACGCCTGCGTGGCCAACGACGTCAAGGAGGTCGGCTTCCTCGGCACGACCTTCGCGATGGAGCGCTCGTTCTTCACCGACCGGCTGCGTGAGCGGGGGCTGACGGTGCACGTGCCGCAGCCCGACCACCACGAGACGGTCAACCGGATCATCTACGACGAGCTCGTCCACGGCCGCGTGGTCACCAAGTCGCGCCGCACCGTGGTCGGCCTGATCGACGAGCTGTGGGACGCCGGCGCCGGCGCGGTCATCCTCGGCTGCACCGAGCTCGAGCTCCTCGTGCACCAGTCGGACGCCAACATCCCGGTGCTCGGCTCGACCAGCCTGCACGTCGAGGCCGCCCTGGCCCGCGCCCTGGCCTGA
- a CDS encoding GNAT family N-acetyltransferase, giving the protein MELVAVGSTDLDRATRGRLRALWDLAFDGRFGDDDESHAYGGVHVVAWSGPDLVAHASAVPRRIRFDRTWHGVGYVEAVATHPDHQGRGVGRATMQRLQVEIAEHWPVAMLSTGATTGFYERLGWERWRGTSYTRSPAGTVADGEHDGLMILRLDPALVPDLGVDVTCEDRPGDAW; this is encoded by the coding sequence GTGGAGCTGGTCGCGGTCGGCAGCACCGACCTCGACCGGGCGACGCGGGGTCGCCTGCGCGCCCTGTGGGACCTCGCCTTCGACGGCCGTTTCGGTGACGACGACGAGTCCCACGCCTACGGCGGCGTCCACGTCGTGGCGTGGTCGGGTCCCGACCTGGTCGCGCACGCGAGTGCTGTCCCTCGACGGATCCGCTTCGACCGGACCTGGCACGGCGTCGGCTACGTCGAGGCCGTCGCCACCCACCCCGACCACCAGGGCCGCGGCGTCGGCCGCGCGACCATGCAGCGGCTGCAGGTCGAGATCGCTGAGCACTGGCCGGTCGCGATGCTCTCGACCGGCGCGACCACCGGGTTCTACGAACGGCTCGGCTGGGAGCGGTGGCGGGGCACGTCGTACACCCGCTCCCCCGCCGGCACCGTCGCCGACGGCGAGCACGACGGCCTGATGATCCTGCGCCTCGACCCCGCCCTGGTGCCCGACCTGGGGGTGGACGTGACCTGCGAGGACCGGCCCGGAGACGCCTGGTGA
- a CDS encoding ISL3 family transposase, whose amino-acid sequence MRDASLWRALLGVDATAVIEGVEFNQDADSDGSLGGVLVAHVRPRRAKRGRCGVCGAPSSWYDPGEDRRRWRALDLGVIQVYLEADSPRVRCAVHGPTVRQVPWARHGAGHTRAFDQQVAWLATQCSKSAVTQLMRIAWRTVGSIITRVWADTAAGIDQFAGLRRIGIDEISYKRGHKYLTVVVDHDTGRLIWAQPGRDRETLGRFFDALEESSPGRCAQITHVSADGAQWISDVVAQRCPQAVRCADPFHVVGWATEALDVERRAAWNNARRAPGGTYGNGPGHGPQGRRHDATGRARGLKRARYALWKNPENLTTRQRAKLEWIAKTDPRLHRAYLLKEGLRVVFQLPYNQACEALDAWIAWARRCRLPSFVELQRRITKHRTSILAAIEHDLSNGRIESINTKIRLITRVAFGFRSPEALIALAMLNLGGHRPTLPGRT is encoded by the coding sequence GTGCGGGACGCCAGCCTATGGCGCGCCTTGTTGGGCGTCGATGCGACAGCGGTGATCGAGGGTGTCGAGTTCAACCAGGACGCCGATTCCGACGGGTCACTCGGGGGTGTCCTGGTCGCTCACGTGCGCCCACGTCGCGCCAAACGCGGCCGCTGCGGGGTGTGCGGGGCACCCAGCAGCTGGTACGACCCTGGCGAGGACCGCCGACGCTGGCGGGCCCTGGACCTCGGTGTCATCCAGGTGTACTTGGAAGCCGATTCGCCGCGGGTCCGGTGCGCAGTGCATGGCCCCACGGTCCGGCAGGTGCCCTGGGCACGCCACGGGGCCGGGCACACCCGTGCCTTTGATCAACAGGTCGCCTGGTTGGCCACGCAGTGCTCCAAGAGCGCGGTGACCCAGCTGATGCGCATCGCGTGGCGCACGGTGGGCTCGATCATCACCAGGGTGTGGGCCGACACCGCGGCCGGGATCGACCAGTTCGCCGGCCTGCGACGAATCGGCATCGATGAGATCTCCTACAAGCGCGGCCACAAGTACCTGACCGTGGTCGTCGACCACGACACCGGACGACTCATCTGGGCCCAGCCCGGACGCGACCGCGAGACCCTGGGCCGGTTCTTCGATGCTCTCGAGGAGTCCTCGCCCGGTCGGTGCGCTCAGATCACCCATGTCAGCGCCGACGGCGCGCAGTGGATCAGCGACGTGGTGGCGCAACGATGTCCCCAGGCGGTGCGCTGCGCTGATCCCTTCCACGTGGTGGGCTGGGCCACCGAGGCCCTCGACGTCGAACGCCGCGCAGCGTGGAACAACGCGCGTCGTGCCCCCGGCGGCACGTACGGCAACGGCCCCGGCCACGGCCCCCAAGGGCGACGACACGACGCGACCGGTCGCGCACGCGGCCTCAAACGTGCCCGCTACGCGCTGTGGAAGAACCCCGAGAACCTCACCACCCGTCAACGCGCCAAGCTTGAGTGGATCGCCAAGACCGATCCACGCCTCCACCGCGCCTACCTGCTCAAAGAAGGTCTGCGCGTGGTCTTCCAGCTGCCCTACAACCAAGCCTGCGAGGCCCTCGATGCCTGGATCGCCTGGGCCCGAAGATGCCGGCTTCCCTCCTTCGTCGAGCTGCAACGACGAATCACCAAGCACCGCACATCGATCCTGGCCGCCATCGAGCACGACCTGTCCAACGGACGCATCGAATCGATCAACACCAAGATCCGACTCATCACCCGCGTCGCCTTCGGATTCAGATCACCCGAAGCCCTCATCGCGCTGGCCATGCTCAACCTCGGCGGCCACCGGCCCACCCTCCCCGGGCGCACATGA